Proteins from one Nerophis lumbriciformis linkage group LG08, RoL_Nlum_v2.1, whole genome shotgun sequence genomic window:
- the ttc8 gene encoding tetratricopeptide repeat protein 8 isoform X3, producing MLSVLPLQYFPSSDAMEVSMDPLFLAWSYFRRRKLQQCSDICSKLLQDSPYDQDSSLSIAEAAWSLKTRALTEMVYIDEVEVDQEGIAEMMLDENAIAQVARPGTSLRLPGTSHGGGPTPAVRPMTQSGRPVTGFVRPSTQSGRPGTMEQAIKNPRTASTARPVTSASGRFIRLGTASMLTNPEGPFINLSRLNLSKYSQKPNLSRTLFEYIFHQAQFKDWWWKVQLGKCYYRLGLYREAEKQFRSALSQQEMVDTVLYLAKLYQRLDQPVTALNLFKQGLDHFPGEVTLLTGIARIHEEMNNIASATEYYKDVLKQDNTHVEAIACIGSNHFYSDQPEIALRFYRRLLQMGVYNCQLYNNLGLCCFYAQQYDMTLSSFERALALATNDEEQADVWYNVGHVAVGIGDLTLAYQSFKLSLAFNNDHAEAYNNLAVLELRKGRVEQSKAFLQTAATLCPHMYEPHYNLSILSEKIGDLQSSYMAAQKSEDAFPEHVDTQQVLKQLRQHFAEL from the exons ATGCTAAGTGTTTTGCCACTACAGTATTTCCCATCGAGCGACGCGATGGAGGTGTCAATGGACCCTCTTTTCCTGGCGTGGAGCTATTTCAGGAGACGGAAACTACAACAATGTTCAGATATTTGTTCGAAACTATTGCAAGACAGTCCATATGACCAG GATTCCTCCTTGTCTATTGCCGAG GCTGCCTGGAGCCTAAAAACACGGGCTCTGACAGAGATGGTTTACATTGATGAAGTTGAGGTTGATCAAGAAGGGATTGCTGAGATGATGCTGGATGAGAACGCCATTGCTCAGGTTGCAC GCCCTGGAACATCTCTGAGACTGCCTGGAACAAGTCATGGTGGAGGTCCCACACCTGCTGTCAG GCCTATGACTCAGTCAGGACGTCCCGTCACAGGATTTGTGAGGCCAAGCACCCAGTCAGGGCGTCCTGGGACGATGGAGCAGGCCATCAAGAACCCACGCACAGCAAGTACGGCTCGGCCAGTCACTAGTGCTTCTGGTCGATTCATTCGTCTGGGAACG GCTTCGATGTTAACCAATCCAGAAGGACCGTTTATAAACTTGTCAAGgctaaatctatcaaaatattccCAAAAACCCAACCTGTCCAGG ACGCTGTTTGAGTACATCTTTCATCA GGCTCAGTTCAAAGACTGGTGGTGGAAAGTACAGCTGGGAAAATGTTACTACAG GCTTGGTTTGTATCGAGAGGCCGAAAAACAGTTTCGATCAGCTCTAAGCCAACAAGAGATGGTGGATACGGTCCTCTATCTGGCTAAG CTGTATCAGCGCCTGGATCAACCGGTGACAGCTCTCAACCTCTTTAAACAAGGCCTGGACCACTTTCCTGGTGAGGTCACCCTTTTGACGGGCATCGCACGCATTCATGAG GAGATGAACAATATTGCATCAGCCACAGAGTACTACAAAGACGTCTTAAAGCAGGACAACACACACGTGGAGGCCATAGCTTGTATAGGCAGCAATCATTTTTACTCCGATCAACCTGAGATTGCGCTGCGCTTCTATAG GCGGCTCCTACAGATGGGGGTGTATAATTGCCAGCTTTACAACAACCTCGGCCTTTGTTGCTTTTACGCACAGCAGTATGACATGACCCTGTCGTCTTTTGAAAGAGCCTTGGCCCTTGCGACCAACGACGAAGAGCAGGCTGATGTGTGGTACAACGTGGGACACGTCGCTGTG GGTATAGGAGACCTGACTTTGGCCTATCAGTCTTTTAAACTGAGTTTGGCTTTTAATAACGACCATGCTGAAGCTTACAACAATCTTGCAGTGCTGGAGCTGCGCAAAGGCCGTGTTGAACAG TCTAAAGCCTTCCTGCAGACGGCTGCCACATTGTGCCCTCACATGTATGAGCCACACTACAATCTGTCCATTCTCTCAGAAAAG ATCGGAGACCTTCAAAGCAGCTACATGGCGGCCCAAAAGTCTGAAGACGCCTTCCCGGAGCATGTCGACACTCAGCAGGTCCTGAAGCAGCTTCGCCAGCATTTTGCAGAGCTGTGA
- the ttc8 gene encoding tetratricopeptide repeat protein 8 isoform X2 translates to MLSVLPLQYFPSSDAMEVSMDPLFLAWSYFRRRKLQQCSDICSKLLQDSPYDQAAWSLKTRALTEMVYIDEVEVDQEGIAEMMLDENAIAQVARPGTSLRLPGTSHGGGPTPAVRPMTQSGRPVTGFVRPSTQSGRPGTMEQAIKNPRTASTARPVTSASGRFIRLGTASMLTNPEGPFINLSRLNLSKYSQKPNLSRTLFEYIFHHENDVKNALDLAAQATEQAQFKDWWWKVQLGKCYYRLGLYREAEKQFRSALSQQEMVDTVLYLAKLYQRLDQPVTALNLFKQGLDHFPGEVTLLTGIARIHEEMNNIASATEYYKDVLKQDNTHVEAIACIGSNHFYSDQPEIALRFYRRLLQMGVYNCQLYNNLGLCCFYAQQYDMTLSSFERALALATNDEEQADVWYNVGHVAVGIGDLTLAYQSFKLSLAFNNDHAEAYNNLAVLELRKGRVEQSKAFLQTAATLCPHMYEPHYNLSILSEKIGDLQSSYMAAQKSEDAFPEHVDTQQVLKQLRQHFAEL, encoded by the exons ATGCTAAGTGTTTTGCCACTACAGTATTTCCCATCGAGCGACGCGATGGAGGTGTCAATGGACCCTCTTTTCCTGGCGTGGAGCTATTTCAGGAGACGGAAACTACAACAATGTTCAGATATTTGTTCGAAACTATTGCAAGACAGTCCATATGACCAG GCTGCCTGGAGCCTAAAAACACGGGCTCTGACAGAGATGGTTTACATTGATGAAGTTGAGGTTGATCAAGAAGGGATTGCTGAGATGATGCTGGATGAGAACGCCATTGCTCAGGTTGCAC GCCCTGGAACATCTCTGAGACTGCCTGGAACAAGTCATGGTGGAGGTCCCACACCTGCTGTCAG GCCTATGACTCAGTCAGGACGTCCCGTCACAGGATTTGTGAGGCCAAGCACCCAGTCAGGGCGTCCTGGGACGATGGAGCAGGCCATCAAGAACCCACGCACAGCAAGTACGGCTCGGCCAGTCACTAGTGCTTCTGGTCGATTCATTCGTCTGGGAACG GCTTCGATGTTAACCAATCCAGAAGGACCGTTTATAAACTTGTCAAGgctaaatctatcaaaatattccCAAAAACCCAACCTGTCCAGG ACGCTGTTTGAGTACATCTTTCATCATGAAAATGATGTAAAAAAC GCTTTAGATTTAGCTGCTCAAGCAACTGAGCAGGCTCAGTTCAAAGACTGGTGGTGGAAAGTACAGCTGGGAAAATGTTACTACAG GCTTGGTTTGTATCGAGAGGCCGAAAAACAGTTTCGATCAGCTCTAAGCCAACAAGAGATGGTGGATACGGTCCTCTATCTGGCTAAG CTGTATCAGCGCCTGGATCAACCGGTGACAGCTCTCAACCTCTTTAAACAAGGCCTGGACCACTTTCCTGGTGAGGTCACCCTTTTGACGGGCATCGCACGCATTCATGAG GAGATGAACAATATTGCATCAGCCACAGAGTACTACAAAGACGTCTTAAAGCAGGACAACACACACGTGGAGGCCATAGCTTGTATAGGCAGCAATCATTTTTACTCCGATCAACCTGAGATTGCGCTGCGCTTCTATAG GCGGCTCCTACAGATGGGGGTGTATAATTGCCAGCTTTACAACAACCTCGGCCTTTGTTGCTTTTACGCACAGCAGTATGACATGACCCTGTCGTCTTTTGAAAGAGCCTTGGCCCTTGCGACCAACGACGAAGAGCAGGCTGATGTGTGGTACAACGTGGGACACGTCGCTGTG GGTATAGGAGACCTGACTTTGGCCTATCAGTCTTTTAAACTGAGTTTGGCTTTTAATAACGACCATGCTGAAGCTTACAACAATCTTGCAGTGCTGGAGCTGCGCAAAGGCCGTGTTGAACAG TCTAAAGCCTTCCTGCAGACGGCTGCCACATTGTGCCCTCACATGTATGAGCCACACTACAATCTGTCCATTCTCTCAGAAAAG ATCGGAGACCTTCAAAGCAGCTACATGGCGGCCCAAAAGTCTGAAGACGCCTTCCCGGAGCATGTCGACACTCAGCAGGTCCTGAAGCAGCTTCGCCAGCATTTTGCAGAGCTGTGA
- the ttc8 gene encoding tetratricopeptide repeat protein 8 isoform X1 → MLSVLPLQYFPSSDAMEVSMDPLFLAWSYFRRRKLQQCSDICSKLLQDSPYDQDSSLSIAEAAWSLKTRALTEMVYIDEVEVDQEGIAEMMLDENAIAQVARPGTSLRLPGTSHGGGPTPAVRPMTQSGRPVTGFVRPSTQSGRPGTMEQAIKNPRTASTARPVTSASGRFIRLGTASMLTNPEGPFINLSRLNLSKYSQKPNLSRTLFEYIFHHENDVKNALDLAAQATEQAQFKDWWWKVQLGKCYYRLGLYREAEKQFRSALSQQEMVDTVLYLAKLYQRLDQPVTALNLFKQGLDHFPGEVTLLTGIARIHEEMNNIASATEYYKDVLKQDNTHVEAIACIGSNHFYSDQPEIALRFYRRLLQMGVYNCQLYNNLGLCCFYAQQYDMTLSSFERALALATNDEEQADVWYNVGHVAVGIGDLTLAYQSFKLSLAFNNDHAEAYNNLAVLELRKGRVEQSKAFLQTAATLCPHMYEPHYNLSILSEKIGDLQSSYMAAQKSEDAFPEHVDTQQVLKQLRQHFAEL, encoded by the exons ATGCTAAGTGTTTTGCCACTACAGTATTTCCCATCGAGCGACGCGATGGAGGTGTCAATGGACCCTCTTTTCCTGGCGTGGAGCTATTTCAGGAGACGGAAACTACAACAATGTTCAGATATTTGTTCGAAACTATTGCAAGACAGTCCATATGACCAG GATTCCTCCTTGTCTATTGCCGAG GCTGCCTGGAGCCTAAAAACACGGGCTCTGACAGAGATGGTTTACATTGATGAAGTTGAGGTTGATCAAGAAGGGATTGCTGAGATGATGCTGGATGAGAACGCCATTGCTCAGGTTGCAC GCCCTGGAACATCTCTGAGACTGCCTGGAACAAGTCATGGTGGAGGTCCCACACCTGCTGTCAG GCCTATGACTCAGTCAGGACGTCCCGTCACAGGATTTGTGAGGCCAAGCACCCAGTCAGGGCGTCCTGGGACGATGGAGCAGGCCATCAAGAACCCACGCACAGCAAGTACGGCTCGGCCAGTCACTAGTGCTTCTGGTCGATTCATTCGTCTGGGAACG GCTTCGATGTTAACCAATCCAGAAGGACCGTTTATAAACTTGTCAAGgctaaatctatcaaaatattccCAAAAACCCAACCTGTCCAGG ACGCTGTTTGAGTACATCTTTCATCATGAAAATGATGTAAAAAAC GCTTTAGATTTAGCTGCTCAAGCAACTGAGCAGGCTCAGTTCAAAGACTGGTGGTGGAAAGTACAGCTGGGAAAATGTTACTACAG GCTTGGTTTGTATCGAGAGGCCGAAAAACAGTTTCGATCAGCTCTAAGCCAACAAGAGATGGTGGATACGGTCCTCTATCTGGCTAAG CTGTATCAGCGCCTGGATCAACCGGTGACAGCTCTCAACCTCTTTAAACAAGGCCTGGACCACTTTCCTGGTGAGGTCACCCTTTTGACGGGCATCGCACGCATTCATGAG GAGATGAACAATATTGCATCAGCCACAGAGTACTACAAAGACGTCTTAAAGCAGGACAACACACACGTGGAGGCCATAGCTTGTATAGGCAGCAATCATTTTTACTCCGATCAACCTGAGATTGCGCTGCGCTTCTATAG GCGGCTCCTACAGATGGGGGTGTATAATTGCCAGCTTTACAACAACCTCGGCCTTTGTTGCTTTTACGCACAGCAGTATGACATGACCCTGTCGTCTTTTGAAAGAGCCTTGGCCCTTGCGACCAACGACGAAGAGCAGGCTGATGTGTGGTACAACGTGGGACACGTCGCTGTG GGTATAGGAGACCTGACTTTGGCCTATCAGTCTTTTAAACTGAGTTTGGCTTTTAATAACGACCATGCTGAAGCTTACAACAATCTTGCAGTGCTGGAGCTGCGCAAAGGCCGTGTTGAACAG TCTAAAGCCTTCCTGCAGACGGCTGCCACATTGTGCCCTCACATGTATGAGCCACACTACAATCTGTCCATTCTCTCAGAAAAG ATCGGAGACCTTCAAAGCAGCTACATGGCGGCCCAAAAGTCTGAAGACGCCTTCCCGGAGCATGTCGACACTCAGCAGGTCCTGAAGCAGCTTCGCCAGCATTTTGCAGAGCTGTGA